The genome window GCAGGTAACATCCCCAGGAAGCATCATACCGGCCTGTCATCACCTCCGCCTGGTATTCATTGCCTGCCAGCAACAGATCAAGGGTACCATCCCCGTCAATATCGTCGCAGATGATCGCATTAACAGGAGCAAACTGCGCCTCTGCCGGCAGGTAACGCTTTACAAATTTTCCATTGCCGATGTTTTCCAGCCAGCAACTGGCAGTTTCATCACACACCAGTTGTAGCAGGCTGTCTTTTGCTTTACCCGGAAAGATGGCCGCAAAGGAAGCCTGTGCATAATCCCTATGATAGAGAAACTGCTTTTTGATAGCAGGTACCTGGTCGGCAAACTGCCTGCGGTTAATGGCCGGGAAAGACGCCCGCTTACCCTTGTTGTCTTTGAAGTAATAAAAAGGTATCGGATCAATACTGCCATTGCCGTCCATATCTTTAGCATATAGGTGCATGGGTTCTTCCTTACTTACGCGGAAATCACAATTCAGCCCCATATTGCCGGCCACCAGGTCGGTATCTCCATCGCCGTCCACGTCAGCGGCTGCCAGGCTTCGCCACATGCCTTCCATCTGTTGTAAACCGGTAGCCTGAGTGACCTCCTGCAAACGTCCCCTGTTATTCTTAAAGAAACGTACAGGCATCCATTCGCCGGCTATTATCAGGTCGGTTTGCTGATCATTATCTATATCTGTCCACACAGCACCGGTGATCATCCCCGGTTGCTGCAGGGCAGCACAAACAGTAGCTGTTACATCACTGAATGAACCTTTGTTGTTGTGCAGTACAAAGCTTTTGGGCGATAAGGGATATTGCCGGGATACACGGCCACCAATAAACAGGTCGGGTAAGCCATCATGATCATAGTCACCGGCACTTATACAGCCGGCTATGGTACGTACATGAGCAGGAATAGCAGACGGGCTCACCTTAAAATTCCCCTTGCCATCATTCACATATAATGCAGGTTGGTTATACACCGACGTTTCTTCAAAGCGTACATCACCGGTACCGGTCAACAGGTCCTGGTCGCCATCTGCATCGGCATCAAAGAACAGGCAATCCAGGTCTTCCTGCATCTTCACACTATCTGTAAGGGCCCGTGAAGCAAAAGTGCCGTTGGCCTGCTGGATAAAGAGCCTGCCGGAGAAGTTAAAAGCGCCTCCCACGAAGAAATCGGCAAGGCCATCTTTGTTTACATCGGCTGTCGTAATAAAAGGACCTAACTGCGAATATTTTTGCGGCAGTAAACGTTGGCTGGCAAAATCATTGTAAATGCCTTCTGTGTGCTTATAAGCAATATGGGTAGCCAGCGAAGCCTCTTCAAAAACCGGCATAGGCTCCACCGGATGTGCCCCTGGCGCCTGCGCATTTTTTACAAATAGTGTCAGTGAAGTATCGGCCGGGACATTTCTCAACACCTGCCTTTTTTCATTTGGCCATATCACTTCAATGGAGTCTATGCTAACTATCGAAGGCTTCTGGCTACTGGATGCTGAATGCTGGATTCTTGCTGACTCTTTTCCCAATCCAAAAAACAATCGCTGATCTACTGAGGAGAAGTATCCCCTCACGGGGTTCTGTTCCTGCATTTGTACCTGCCCCTGGCTATGCAACAATACTTTGGCGCCAAAGCCATGCGGGTTGGTACTATCCCCTCTCAATACAATCCCCAGGTAGTGGGCATTAACAGGCCTGCCAGGTTGAATGGTATTGTTGATAAACACAAAGGCTGCTTTATTGATGTTATTCACTACCATGTCGAGATCGCCGTCATTGTCGAGGTCGGCCCACGCGGCCCCGTTAGACATGGAAGGTTCATCAATGCCCGCCTGGGCAGAAGCATCTGTAAACGTATAATTTCGGTTATTGAGGTAAAGGTAGTTGGGGAGGTTAATATGGTTCAGCGAAGCCAGTTTCGCATTGATGAGCTGGCGCTGTTCCTGCGGACTTCTCTTATTGGCAAATACGGTAGAACTGAACTCTATAAAATCGGCATTGATAAAATCCCGGCCAATGCCATTGGTGATATGCATGTCTTTCCACCCGTCATTGTCAAAGTCGGCCATCAGTACACTCCAGCTCCAGTCGGTAGTAGCGATCCCCGCCATTTGACCTATCTCACTAAAGAACGGTATACTGGTATCACCAGCCTTGTAGCAGCCATTATTCAGTTGGAGCATGTTGCGCATAAAACCCGGCTCATACCCCGCCGCCCGTTCGGCCTGGTAGCGTTCATAGTTCATAAAAGAGAAAGTGGTCTTACGCCGCTGATTGGTTTCCGGCATCATATCCAGTGTTACCAGGTCGGGCAGGCCATCATTATTGATATCGGCCGCATCAGATCCCATACTGGAATAACTCTGGTGATGCATACTGCGGGCAACAACATTGGTAAAGGTACCGTCATGGTTATTGAGCCATAGGATATCATCCGACAGGAAATCATTGGCCACATAGATATCCGGCCACTGATCATGGTTAAAATCGCTGACAGAAACGCCCAGTCCATACCCATCATCTTTGATACCAGCCGCCAGCGTAACATCCGTAAATACCGGATGGGTACCTCCTGCAGGTATACCGTCATTCCTGTATAGCTTATCATTGGCCGGAGAATGGCCGGTACGGTTACGGGGATAGATCGTATTGGCATTCGGGCCGTTCAGCAGGTAATTGGCCAGGTACATATCCAGGTCGCCATCCCGGTCATAGTCGGTAAAAACAGCCTGCGTGGAATAGCTGGTATCGGCCAGTCCATATTCCGCAGCCGATTCTGTAAAATGCCCGTTGCGTTGGTTAATGAACAGCAGGTTGGCGGCACGTTGTGAAAGGTTTTTGCCGAACACCGATACATAAATATCATCGTAACCATCATTGTTGATATCCACTACGCTCACACCGGTAGCCCATACCTGCGTATGCAGCCCGGCCTGTTCTGTAATATCTTCAAAATGATGATTTCCTTTATTGATATAGAGGCGGCAGCTTACCTGGTTGCCGGTAAAGAAAATATCGGGCAACCCGTCTTTATTAAAATCACCAATACCTACCCCACCTCCCATATAGCCAAATTCATTGATGAAGGATTGGGAGGAATCGTTCTCCTGCAGATCGTTGCTGAAATGAATACCGGTTTCCGATGCCGGCAACTGCGTGAAGAGGGCAGGCGTTTTTTCCTGCCTGCAGGCAAGAGCTGTTAATAACAGGATGTACAAGCAAGGAATTCTTAACATAGGTGGTCTTTTTCTTAAAAAACCAGGGGCTACTATTAC of Paraflavitalea devenefica contains these proteins:
- a CDS encoding VCBS repeat-containing protein, encoding MLRIPCLYILLLTALACRQEKTPALFTQLPASETGIHFSNDLQENDSSQSFINEFGYMGGGVGIGDFNKDGLPDIFFTGNQVSCRLYINKGNHHFEDITEQAGLHTQVWATGVSVVDINNDGYDDIYVSVFGKNLSQRAANLLFINQRNGHFTESAAEYGLADTSYSTQAVFTDYDRDGDLDMYLANYLLNGPNANTIYPRNRTGHSPANDKLYRNDGIPAGGTHPVFTDVTLAAGIKDDGYGLGVSVSDFNHDQWPDIYVANDFLSDDILWLNNHDGTFTNVVARSMHHQSYSSMGSDAADINNDGLPDLVTLDMMPETNQRRKTTFSFMNYERYQAERAAGYEPGFMRNMLQLNNGCYKAGDTSIPFFSEIGQMAGIATTDWSWSVLMADFDNDGWKDMHITNGIGRDFINADFIEFSSTVFANKRSPQEQRQLINAKLASLNHINLPNYLYLNNRNYTFTDASAQAGIDEPSMSNGAAWADLDNDGDLDMVVNNINKAAFVFINNTIQPGRPVNAHYLGIVLRGDSTNPHGFGAKVLLHSQGQVQMQEQNPVRGYFSSVDQRLFFGLGKESARIQHSASSSQKPSIVSIDSIEVIWPNEKRQVLRNVPADTSLTLFVKNAQAPGAHPVEPMPVFEEASLATHIAYKHTEGIYNDFASQRLLPQKYSQLGPFITTADVNKDGLADFFVGGAFNFSGRLFIQQANGTFASRALTDSVKMQEDLDCLFFDADADGDQDLLTGTGDVRFEETSVYNQPALYVNDGKGNFKVSPSAIPAHVRTIAGCISAGDYDHDGLPDLFIGGRVSRQYPLSPKSFVLHNNKGSFSDVTATVCAALQQPGMITGAVWTDIDNDQQTDLIIAGEWMPVRFFKNNRGRLQEVTQATGLQQMEGMWRSLAAADVDGDGDTDLVAGNMGLNCDFRVSKEEPMHLYAKDMDGNGSIDPIPFYYFKDNKGKRASFPAINRRQFADQVPAIKKQFLYHRDYAQASFAAIFPGKAKDSLLQLVCDETASCWLENIGNGKFVKRYLPAEAQFAPVNAIICDDIDGDGTLDLLLAGNEYQAEVMTGRYDASWGCYLRGQKNKQFKAVPPAASGFILNGDVKDLAVVKMKNGDRVVVAGVNNDVLKVFSTGGKPAATYLTLRIASGSPPDDLRK